In Thermomonas carbonis, a single genomic region encodes these proteins:
- a CDS encoding DUF3817 domain-containing protein — protein MPVPSLSPSGKLFAAAAFLEGLTWAGLLVGMWLKYGLEVTDTGVWLFGRLHGAAFLFYLVVTVIAGVRLRWPSWALLLALLAAVPPLVTVPLEMWFRRKGLLSDPATR, from the coding sequence ATGCCTGTTCCTTCGTTGTCCCCGAGCGGCAAGCTGTTCGCCGCCGCCGCCTTCCTCGAAGGCCTGACCTGGGCCGGTTTGCTGGTCGGGATGTGGTTGAAATACGGGCTTGAGGTCACCGACACCGGCGTGTGGCTGTTCGGGCGCCTGCACGGTGCTGCGTTCCTGTTCTACCTCGTGGTCACCGTGATCGCCGGCGTGCGCCTGCGCTGGCCGAGCTGGGCGCTGCTGCTTGCACTGCTGGCGGCGGTGCCGCCGCTGGTCACGGTGCCGCTGGAAATGTGGTTTCGCCGCAAGGGCCTGCTGTCGGATCCGGCGACGCGCTGA
- a CDS encoding acyltransferase, with translation MLPLRLALIFLIIAGNTLLHVPPLVLMALIKALLPSERLRVASNPLLTGLAESWIGVNNWLWRTFTHTRVDLREDAGLRVDGHYLVLANHQSWVDILVLQKVFNRRIPFMRFFLKRQLFWVPLLGLAWWALDFPFMGRYSKKQIAKNPELALRDIDATRRACDKFRAIPVAIMNFVEGTRFTPAKHDTQGSPYRHLLKPKSGGVAFVLDAMGQGLHSIVDVTIAYPAGTPSLLDLLAHRIPEIRVQVRQREIPAEILRGDYQNDRAFRVQFQQWMNAMWQDKDAELARMLVKDVDREAGRD, from the coding sequence ATGCTGCCACTGCGCCTCGCCCTGATCTTCCTGATCATCGCCGGCAATACCCTGCTGCACGTGCCGCCGTTGGTGCTGATGGCGCTGATCAAGGCGCTGCTGCCGTCAGAACGCCTGCGGGTGGCCAGCAATCCGCTGCTGACCGGCCTGGCGGAAAGCTGGATCGGCGTGAACAACTGGCTGTGGCGGACCTTCACCCATACGCGCGTGGATCTGCGCGAAGACGCGGGATTGCGCGTCGACGGGCACTACCTGGTCCTGGCCAATCATCAAAGCTGGGTCGACATCCTCGTCCTGCAGAAGGTGTTCAACCGGCGCATCCCGTTCATGCGCTTTTTCCTCAAGCGCCAGCTGTTCTGGGTGCCGCTGCTCGGACTGGCGTGGTGGGCGCTGGATTTCCCGTTCATGGGTCGCTACAGCAAGAAGCAGATCGCGAAGAATCCGGAACTCGCTCTTCGCGACATCGATGCCACCCGCCGCGCCTGCGACAAATTCCGCGCGATCCCGGTGGCGATCATGAATTTCGTCGAAGGCACTCGCTTCACCCCGGCCAAGCACGACACGCAGGGTTCGCCGTACCGGCATCTGCTCAAGCCGAAATCCGGCGGCGTGGCCTTCGTGCTGGATGCGATGGGCCAGGGCCTGCATTCGATCGTCGACGTGACCATCGCGTATCCGGCCGGCACGCCATCGCTGCTGGATCTGCTGGCCCACCGCATTCCCGAGATCCGCGTGCAGGTGCGCCAGCGCGAGATCCCTGCCGAGATCCTGCGCGGCGATTACCAGAACGATCGCGCGTTCCGCGTGCAGTTCCAGCAATGGATGAACGCGATGTGGCAGGACAAGGACGCGGAGCTCGCGCGGATGCTGGTGAAGGATGTGGATCGCGAGGCCGGGCGCGATTGA
- the yghX gene encoding YghX family hydrolase — protein sequence MTRLTARDFPPELLELYDGYVHGRISRRQFLDRASMLALGGMTAVGALAALTPNYAWAQQVKFTDPDIVAEYIRYASPNGHGEVRAYRVQPAKPTGKLAGVVVVHENRGLNPYIEDVARRVAKAGFIALAPDGLSSVGGYPGNDEKGRELQKQVDPAKLMNDFFAAIEALAKDPAATGKVGITGFCYGGGVSNAAAVAYPELAAAVPFYGRQAKPEDVPRIEAPLLLHFAETDPNVNATWPAYEAALKAAGTTYEAHVYPGTGHGFHNDSTPRYDEAAAKLAWERTLDWFRKHLA from the coding sequence ATGACCCGACTGACCGCACGCGATTTCCCACCCGAGTTGCTGGAGCTGTACGACGGCTACGTGCACGGCCGGATCAGCCGCCGCCAGTTCCTCGACCGCGCCAGCATGCTCGCCCTGGGCGGGATGACGGCGGTCGGCGCACTCGCCGCGCTCACGCCCAACTATGCGTGGGCGCAACAGGTGAAGTTCACCGATCCCGATATCGTCGCCGAATACATCCGTTATGCGTCGCCGAACGGCCACGGCGAGGTGCGCGCCTACCGGGTGCAACCGGCGAAGCCCACCGGCAAGCTGGCCGGCGTGGTCGTTGTCCACGAAAACCGCGGGCTGAATCCGTATATCGAAGACGTGGCGCGGCGCGTGGCCAAGGCCGGATTCATCGCGCTGGCGCCGGATGGACTGAGTTCGGTCGGCGGCTATCCCGGCAACGACGAGAAAGGCCGCGAGCTGCAAAAGCAGGTCGATCCCGCCAAGCTCATGAACGATTTTTTTGCTGCCATCGAAGCATTGGCGAAGGATCCTGCAGCCACCGGCAAGGTCGGCATCACCGGCTTCTGCTACGGCGGCGGCGTCTCGAATGCGGCCGCTGTCGCCTACCCGGAACTGGCCGCGGCCGTGCCCTTCTACGGACGCCAGGCCAAACCCGAGGACGTGCCGCGGATCGAGGCGCCACTGTTGCTGCACTTCGCCGAGACCGACCCGAACGTCAACGCGACCTGGCCCGCCTACGAGGCCGCGCTGAAAGCCGCCGGCACGACCTACGAAGCGCATGTCTATCCGGGCACCGGCCACGGCTTCCACAACGATTCCACTCCGCGCTACGACGAAGCGGCAGCGAAACTCGCATGGGAACGCACGCTGGACTGGTTCCGCAAGCACCTCGCCTGA
- a CDS encoding serine hydrolase — protein MPLAQAAPATGDAFNALAQAIEKFKEDTRYPAGTAVIVVKNGRIAYQGYFGLADIATNTPVDADTVFYIASATKPFFALNALLAEHAGKLDTHTSLQAMFPDARFRDFDANAVTGKHLLTHTSGIDNVPLGWATAFSGVHDEASLRRLVLASRANAEAPLGTLDYSNIGYNIASLWLDRSDTAPWQAQLQARLFAPLGMRHTTARVSEAEARGWTIAKPHAFVSADRNVPLYLRKTDATMHAAGGMLSTAPDLANFLIAQLDHGKLGRKQVLPASIVHASQQQQVTTDSKYLGFPRDGYAWGWYTGTYKGRRMLHHFGGFAGFHAHLSFMPDANIGLVVLNNEDVLGARLTNVIADVAYGIALNEPGIATNTDARFAQLVVDTGTLEQAALRQRDALKVRPWRLSLPRAAYAGRYVHADLGEMTVSLQAGDTLAMRWGQLQAVASGYDQPEHVRIELVPNSGNVLEFVVDAGKVEALVLDGMRFDKQR, from the coding sequence TTGCCACTTGCACAAGCCGCGCCGGCAACTGGCGATGCCTTCAACGCGCTCGCGCAGGCCATCGAGAAATTCAAGGAAGACACTCGTTACCCGGCTGGCACCGCGGTGATCGTGGTCAAGAACGGCAGGATCGCGTACCAGGGTTACTTCGGCCTGGCCGACATCGCGACCAACACTCCGGTCGATGCCGACACCGTTTTCTACATCGCGTCGGCGACCAAGCCGTTCTTCGCCTTGAATGCGCTGCTTGCCGAACACGCAGGCAAGCTCGATACGCACACGTCACTGCAGGCAATGTTCCCCGATGCGCGCTTCCGCGATTTCGATGCGAACGCGGTCACGGGGAAACACCTGCTGACGCATACCTCCGGCATCGACAATGTCCCCTTGGGCTGGGCCACGGCCTTCAGTGGCGTGCACGACGAGGCTTCGCTTCGCCGGCTGGTGCTTGCATCACGGGCGAATGCGGAAGCGCCGCTCGGCACCCTCGACTACAGCAACATCGGCTACAACATCGCCAGCCTGTGGCTGGACCGCAGCGATACCGCGCCATGGCAAGCACAGCTGCAGGCACGCCTCTTCGCGCCGCTGGGCATGCGCCACACGACCGCGCGGGTAAGCGAGGCCGAGGCCCGCGGCTGGACCATCGCCAAGCCCCATGCCTTCGTGTCCGCCGACCGCAACGTGCCGCTGTACCTGCGCAAGACCGATGCCACGATGCATGCGGCCGGCGGCATGCTGTCCACGGCACCCGACCTGGCGAATTTCCTGATCGCGCAACTCGATCACGGCAAACTGGGGCGCAAACAGGTGCTGCCGGCATCGATCGTCCACGCATCGCAGCAGCAACAGGTCACGACCGACAGCAAGTACCTGGGCTTCCCGCGCGACGGTTACGCCTGGGGCTGGTACACCGGCACCTACAAGGGCCGGCGCATGCTCCATCACTTCGGCGGGTTCGCCGGTTTCCACGCGCACTTGTCGTTCATGCCCGACGCGAACATCGGTCTTGTAGTGTTGAATAACGAAGACGTGCTGGGCGCGCGCCTGACCAACGTGATCGCCGATGTCGCGTATGGCATCGCATTGAACGAACCCGGCATCGCGACCAATACCGACGCGCGCTTCGCGCAGTTGGTGGTCGACACCGGCACGCTCGAACAAGCCGCGCTGCGCCAGCGCGATGCACTCAAGGTGCGGCCATGGCGTTTGTCGCTGCCGCGCGCCGCGTATGCGGGCCGCTATGTCCATGCGGATCTCGGCGAAATGACGGTCTCCCTGCAGGCAGGCGACACGCTGGCGATGCGCTGGGGCCAGTTGCAGGCGGTGGCCAGCGGCTACGACCAACCCGAGCATGTGCGGATCGAGTTGGTGCCGAACTCCGGCAACGTGCTCGAATTCGTGGTGGACGCCGGCAAGGTCGAGGCGCTCGTCCTGGACGGGATGCGCTTCGACAAGCAGCGCTGA
- a CDS encoding OmpA family protein → MLIVSFPRRMHALACCLLLALAACKPQQSTPVADVAAATPAALPVATQPAEDQAWPAPDKVERDGPDAELMVQIGDLDNFGFGFPKDFDPFTGKSTPPHAFPFQPGDKDARGTDRIMVVSGHKAAGGDGYTGTTERPGNLPQSLRVVFELGDIKVAGAALQLFVDDFQAPVWGTRYQARINGVEVPLLATTLNALDQTGPIGKLITVQLLPEQLALLRDGKLEVAIDDPANDVADGFAFDFARLLINPKPWRHAGTIHGIAVDKASGEPLAGVLVSTGNTRQATTSADGGFLLEGVPAGLAVVSGSHPDYQADTEAADLVSGERIDVRLELEPSAKTGESLGEQLDKQGKVDLYGIYFDTDKAVLKDESTAVLEQVLALLEARSHLQLIVGGHTDAEGGDTHNQALSARRAEAVVAWLVERGVDTARLRAEGHGEARPVANNDSGEGRALNRRVELRDASEPVAASR, encoded by the coding sequence ATGCTGATCGTGTCCTTTCCGCGTCGCATGCATGCGCTCGCCTGTTGCCTGCTGCTCGCCCTGGCGGCCTGCAAGCCGCAGCAATCCACGCCTGTCGCCGATGTCGCTGCCGCCACGCCGGCGGCGCTGCCCGTCGCCACGCAACCGGCGGAAGACCAGGCATGGCCGGCACCCGACAAGGTCGAACGCGATGGTCCGGATGCGGAACTGATGGTGCAGATCGGCGACCTCGACAATTTCGGCTTCGGATTCCCCAAGGATTTCGATCCGTTCACCGGCAAGTCCACGCCGCCGCATGCGTTTCCGTTCCAGCCAGGTGACAAGGATGCGCGCGGCACTGACCGGATCATGGTGGTGAGTGGCCACAAGGCCGCCGGTGGCGACGGCTACACCGGAACCACCGAACGCCCCGGCAACCTGCCGCAATCGTTGCGGGTGGTGTTCGAGCTGGGCGACATCAAGGTCGCCGGCGCGGCCCTGCAACTGTTCGTGGATGACTTCCAGGCCCCGGTCTGGGGCACGCGCTATCAGGCGCGGATCAACGGCGTGGAGGTGCCGCTGCTGGCGACCACGCTCAATGCGCTCGACCAGACCGGGCCGATCGGCAAGCTGATCACCGTGCAACTGCTGCCGGAGCAATTGGCGTTGCTGCGCGACGGCAAGCTGGAGGTCGCCATCGACGATCCTGCAAACGATGTCGCCGACGGCTTCGCCTTCGACTTCGCCCGCCTGCTGATCAACCCGAAGCCGTGGCGCCATGCCGGCACGATTCATGGCATCGCGGTCGACAAGGCCAGCGGCGAGCCGCTTGCAGGGGTGCTGGTCTCGACCGGCAATACCCGGCAGGCGACGACATCGGCCGATGGCGGTTTCCTGCTGGAGGGCGTGCCGGCGGGGCTGGCGGTGGTGTCCGGCAGCCATCCCGATTACCAGGCGGACACCGAAGCGGCCGATCTGGTTTCCGGCGAGCGCATCGATGTTCGGCTGGAACTGGAACCGTCGGCAAAGACCGGCGAAAGCCTGGGCGAGCAACTCGACAAGCAGGGCAAGGTCGATCTGTATGGCATCTATTTCGACACCGACAAGGCGGTCCTGAAGGACGAATCGACCGCGGTATTGGAACAGGTGCTGGCCTTGCTCGAAGCGCGGTCGCACTTGCAGTTGATCGTCGGCGGCCACACCGATGCCGAAGGCGGCGACACGCATAACCAGGCGCTGTCCGCGCGCCGCGCCGAGGCCGTCGTGGCGTGGCTGGTCGAACGTGGCGTGGATACCGCGCGCCTGCGTGCCGAAGGCCACGGCGAAGCGCGGCCGGTCGCGAACAACGACAGCGGCGAAGGCCGCGCACTCAATCGTCGCGTCGAACTCCGCGATGCGAGTGAACCGGTTGCTGCCAGTCGCTGA
- a CDS encoding S66 peptidase family protein, with translation MDRRQFLGTTALAATLLPLSGTARAVTAAPTRVLPVPLAKGDTVGLVSPSSATDDSLNLQLAREAMEALGFKVKTGAHYDARRGHLAGTDAERAGDLNAMFADKAVKAIVCTRGGSGAARLLPLLDYATIRRNPKVLLGYSDITALHCAIQAKTGLVTFHGPIGSGSWNPFNVDQFKRVLLDRELIEYRNKIEAGDELVPRRNRTITIHGGKARGELLGGNLTVLTALAGSPYLPDFSGKILFIEDVSEAPYRVDRMFSTLKLMGALDQVAGVIFGECSDCNPGDGYGSLTLEQILDDYLLPLKIPAYRGAMIGHLREQFIVPVGGKVELDADAGTFRLLEPVFRT, from the coding sequence ATGGATCGGCGGCAATTCCTCGGAACAACGGCATTGGCCGCAACCTTGTTGCCGCTGTCCGGCACCGCACGTGCGGTAACAGCGGCACCAACGCGCGTGCTGCCGGTGCCGCTGGCGAAAGGCGACACCGTCGGCCTGGTGAGTCCGTCATCGGCCACCGACGACAGCCTGAACCTGCAACTCGCGCGCGAGGCGATGGAGGCACTCGGCTTCAAGGTCAAGACTGGCGCGCACTACGATGCGCGTCGTGGTCACCTGGCCGGCACCGACGCCGAGCGCGCGGGCGACCTCAATGCGATGTTCGCCGACAAGGCGGTCAAGGCGATCGTCTGCACGCGTGGTGGTTCGGGCGCGGCGCGGCTGTTGCCGCTGCTGGATTACGCCACCATCCGCCGCAATCCCAAGGTGTTGCTGGGCTATTCGGACATCACCGCGCTGCACTGCGCGATCCAGGCGAAGACCGGGCTGGTGACCTTCCATGGACCGATCGGATCGGGCAGCTGGAATCCGTTCAACGTCGACCAGTTCAAGCGCGTGCTGCTGGATCGCGAACTGATCGAGTACCGCAACAAGATCGAGGCCGGCGACGAGTTGGTGCCGCGTCGCAACCGCACCATCACCATCCACGGCGGCAAGGCGCGCGGCGAGTTGCTGGGCGGCAACCTCACGGTGCTGACCGCGCTGGCCGGTTCGCCGTACTTGCCGGATTTCAGCGGCAAGATCCTGTTCATCGAAGATGTGTCCGAAGCGCCGTATCGCGTCGACCGCATGTTCAGCACGCTGAAGCTGATGGGCGCGCTGGACCAGGTCGCGGGGGTGATTTTCGGCGAATGCAGCGACTGCAATCCCGGCGATGGCTACGGCTCGCTGACGCTGGAGCAGATCCTCGACGACTACCTGCTGCCGCTGAAAATCCCGGCGTATCGCGGCGCGATGATCGGCCACCTGCGCGAGCAGTTCATCGTGCCGGTGGGCGGCAAGGTCGAACTGGATGCCGACGCCGGCACATTCCGCTTGCTGGAGCCGGTGTTCCGGACTTGA
- a CDS encoding alpha/beta hydrolase family protein → MTQRIFTAVLAALLLAASGLAKATPQRQWLGEFRLNGQATALILHEPVAIQAGMVEPSSGGPSVDLPALGARGVPVNGFARDAGGLRFQFEGPPGRFVFSGREAAGQVSGTVVQGDASGTFTLVASMPMTQAFGDALAGSYEVAPGRVIEIGWMDELGGPVFLDHGTRRTGPLHALSSTRLVAGPSIGVPYPFEVEAYLQRDAAGAITGLQWREQDLVVEARRIAPHRVEAVTVRNGDVALKGSLMLPTTPGPHPAIVLAHGSGDATRNVGAWNLHFLRLGMAVLSLDKRGAGASTGDWHASSLDDIAGDWLGGVAMLKARTDIDPKRIGVHGSSQGGWTASLMAARSTDIGFVIVRAGSGVTLRDTMLHEVGWAVREAGLDDAAAREAEAASAAMFELSVRGAPWNDFVAVADAHRGKPWFDHAWPMHMSEDGWGRPWVAKNAVYRATDSLRRTRVPVLWFLGDLDHNVPAEASDRALNAALADAKHPDYRIVRLPNTGHAFTATTTGNNRDLASDSHMVAGYWDVMDAWLRARGFAR, encoded by the coding sequence ATGACGCAGCGCATCTTCACCGCCGTGCTGGCAGCCTTGTTGCTGGCCGCTTCGGGCCTTGCGAAAGCGACCCCGCAGCGTCAATGGCTGGGCGAATTCCGCTTGAACGGACAGGCCACCGCACTGATCCTGCATGAGCCGGTGGCAATACAGGCCGGCATGGTCGAACCCTCAAGCGGCGGCCCCAGCGTCGACTTGCCGGCGCTGGGCGCACGCGGCGTGCCGGTCAACGGATTCGCACGCGATGCAGGCGGCCTGCGCTTCCAGTTCGAGGGGCCGCCGGGCCGTTTCGTGTTTTCCGGTCGCGAGGCAGCCGGGCAGGTCAGCGGCACGGTGGTGCAGGGCGATGCCAGCGGCACCTTCACCCTGGTCGCATCGATGCCGATGACGCAGGCGTTCGGTGATGCTCTCGCCGGCAGTTACGAGGTCGCGCCGGGTCGGGTGATCGAGATCGGCTGGATGGATGAACTCGGTGGGCCGGTGTTTCTCGATCACGGAACCCGGCGCACGGGTCCGTTGCATGCGCTGTCGTCGACGCGGCTGGTTGCCGGCCCGTCGATCGGCGTGCCGTATCCGTTCGAAGTCGAGGCGTACCTGCAGCGCGACGCGGCCGGCGCGATCACCGGCCTGCAATGGCGCGAGCAGGACCTGGTCGTCGAGGCGCGCCGCATCGCCCCGCATCGCGTCGAAGCGGTGACCGTGCGCAATGGCGACGTCGCGCTCAAGGGCAGCCTGATGCTGCCGACCACGCCCGGCCCGCATCCGGCGATCGTGCTCGCCCATGGGTCGGGTGACGCGACCCGCAACGTCGGCGCGTGGAACCTGCATTTCCTGCGCCTGGGCATGGCCGTGTTGTCGCTGGACAAGCGCGGTGCCGGTGCATCGACCGGCGACTGGCATGCGTCGAGCCTGGACGACATCGCCGGTGACTGGTTGGGGGGCGTCGCGATGTTGAAAGCGCGTACCGACATCGACCCGAAGCGGATCGGCGTGCACGGTTCCAGCCAGGGTGGCTGGACGGCGTCGTTGATGGCCGCGCGTTCCACCGACATCGGCTTCGTCATCGTCCGTGCGGGCTCGGGCGTGACCCTGCGCGACACCATGCTGCACGAGGTCGGCTGGGCCGTGCGCGAGGCCGGCCTGGACGATGCCGCGGCGCGCGAGGCCGAAGCCGCTTCCGCGGCGATGTTCGAGCTGTCGGTGCGCGGCGCTCCCTGGAATGATTTCGTCGCGGTGGCCGACGCACATCGTGGCAAGCCTTGGTTCGACCATGCCTGGCCGATGCACATGAGCGAGGACGGCTGGGGCCGGCCATGGGTGGCGAAGAACGCGGTGTATCGGGCGACCGACAGCCTGCGCCGCACCCGCGTGCCGGTGCTGTGGTTCCTCGGCGACCTCGACCACAACGTGCCGGCAGAGGCCAGCGATCGCGCGTTGAACGCAGCATTGGCGGACGCGAAGCATCCGGACTACCGCATCGTGCGGCTGCCGAACACCGGACACGCATTTACTGCGACGACTACCGGCAACAATCGCGATCTCGCCAGCGACAGTCACATGGTCGCGGGGTACTGGGACGTGATGGATGCGTGGCTGCGCGCCCGCGGATTCGCGCGCTGA
- a CDS encoding VOC family protein yields MTPNNTICLWYDHDALAAATFYAATFRDSAVGRIMRAPSDFPSGKQGDVLTVEFSVLGIACLGLNGGPTFKHSEAFSFQVATDDQQQTDRYWNAIVGNGGQESECGWCKDKWGLSWQITPRVLTDALVDPDPEVALRVFEAMMTMRKIDIAAIEAAIRG; encoded by the coding sequence ATGACCCCGAACAACACGATCTGCCTCTGGTACGACCACGATGCACTCGCCGCCGCGACGTTCTACGCCGCCACCTTCCGCGACAGCGCGGTGGGCCGGATCATGCGCGCGCCGTCCGACTTCCCGTCCGGCAAGCAGGGCGACGTGCTCACCGTGGAATTCAGTGTGCTGGGCATTGCCTGCCTTGGCCTCAACGGTGGACCCACTTTCAAGCACAGCGAGGCGTTCTCGTTCCAGGTCGCCACCGACGACCAGCAACAGACCGACCGCTACTGGAACGCGATCGTCGGCAACGGCGGGCAGGAAAGCGAATGCGGCTGGTGCAAGGACAAGTGGGGCCTGTCGTGGCAGATCACCCCGCGCGTGCTGACCGATGCCCTCGTCGACCCCGATCCCGAGGTCGCCCTGCGCGTGTTCGAGGCGATGATGACGATGCGCAAGATCGATATCGCCGCGATCGAGGCAGCAATTCGCGGCTGA
- a CDS encoding serine hydrolase domain-containing protein produces the protein MSRFASLHVAILAIALFFAPQALAQVQDQLADATPARISDRLLQALAEANGVPGMGASVVRDGEIVWTGSVGHRDLERRLRVDRHTRFRLASVSKVIAATAAAKLQEQGALDLDAPVQSTLPWLQAGWAPITPRQLAAHISGMPHYQAIDEARGGVHYASVRDAVDLLRDRQLLSPPGTRYHYSSWGYSLLSAVVEAGADMSFLHYLARDVVPGLAIGADATDGADPDASRAYEFVDGQVRRAAPHDYSYTWAGGGLAGTPEALAQFGARVLAGTVVAPDTLRWMLQATTLADGTPVRDRDYAVGFGWRVSHDPDGARIVHHAGVTNGARSALVLWPEYGLSASLLSNALWVSSIEQTTMMLAVPFQLADALASASAAVACPLRAMRYQGDFDGKPLSGDVRFVHEDGLCVGMLSVPEGPFATWVNAGPQRDVGQLTLVGFDPGGGLGRAALVTPLGLYDLRLGNGDLGHVARLGATSTLTLRWQ, from the coding sequence ATGTCCCGATTCGCCTCGTTGCACGTGGCCATTCTTGCGATAGCCCTTTTCTTCGCTCCGCAGGCGCTGGCGCAGGTGCAAGATCAGCTCGCGGATGCAACACCCGCGCGCATATCGGATCGCCTGCTGCAGGCATTGGCGGAAGCAAATGGTGTCCCCGGCATGGGCGCGTCGGTGGTGCGCGATGGTGAAATCGTGTGGACGGGGAGTGTTGGCCATCGCGACCTGGAAAGGCGGCTGCGCGTCGACCGGCACACCCGCTTCCGCCTGGCCAGCGTGTCCAAGGTGATCGCCGCCACGGCGGCGGCGAAGTTGCAGGAACAAGGTGCACTGGACCTGGACGCACCGGTGCAATCCACCTTGCCCTGGCTGCAGGCTGGCTGGGCACCGATCACCCCGCGCCAACTCGCCGCGCACATCTCCGGCATGCCGCATTACCAGGCGATCGACGAGGCGCGCGGCGGCGTGCACTACGCATCGGTACGCGACGCGGTGGATCTGCTCCGCGATCGCCAGCTGCTGTCGCCACCGGGCACGCGTTACCACTATTCCTCCTGGGGCTATTCCTTGCTGAGCGCGGTGGTCGAGGCCGGCGCCGACATGTCGTTCCTCCATTACCTGGCGCGCGACGTGGTGCCCGGGCTGGCGATCGGTGCGGATGCCACCGATGGTGCCGACCCTGATGCCTCACGCGCCTACGAATTCGTCGATGGACAGGTGCGCCGGGCAGCGCCGCACGATTACAGCTACACATGGGCGGGCGGCGGCCTGGCGGGGACGCCGGAAGCGCTGGCGCAGTTCGGTGCGCGGGTGCTGGCGGGCACGGTGGTCGCGCCCGACACGTTGCGATGGATGTTGCAGGCGACGACGCTGGCCGATGGTACCCCGGTGCGTGATCGCGATTACGCGGTGGGCTTCGGTTGGCGGGTCTCGCACGACCCGGACGGCGCGCGCATCGTCCACCACGCGGGCGTCACCAATGGTGCGCGCAGTGCGCTGGTCCTGTGGCCGGAGTACGGGCTGTCTGCGAGCCTGCTGTCGAATGCGCTCTGGGTTTCGTCGATCGAGCAGACCACGATGATGCTGGCGGTGCCTTTCCAGCTGGCCGATGCACTGGCATCCGCCTCGGCGGCAGTCGCATGCCCGCTCCGGGCCATGCGATATCAGGGCGACTTCGACGGCAAGCCGTTGTCCGGCGACGTGCGTTTCGTGCACGAAGATGGACTGTGCGTGGGCATGCTGTCGGTGCCGGAGGGGCCATTCGCGACATGGGTGAACGCAGGGCCGCAACGCGATGTCGGGCAACTGACTCTGGTCGGGTTTGATCCGGGGGGCGGACTTGGCCGCGCGGCCTTGGTCACGCCACTGGGCCTCTACGATCTGCGCTTGGGCAACGGCGACTTGGGGCATGTCGCCCGATTGGGCGCAACCAGCACATTGACCCTGCGGTGGCAGTGA
- a CDS encoding PA4780 family RIO1-like protein kinase: MKTPTGLQPLIDDGVIDAVMRPLKSGKEAAVYVVRAGDEIRCAKVYKDMAQRSFQQRVQYQEGRKVRGSREARAIGKASKYGRKQQETAWKNTEVEALYALRDAGVRVPEPYGYFHGVLVMELVVDADGHSAPRLGEVELSALQARGFHRFLIHQVQKMLCIGLIHGDLSEYNVLVAPDGPVLIDFPQVVSAAGNNAARTMLLRDVNNLTASLGAWAPELLDTWYGEEMWALFEAGELRPDSELTGVFVHDESSIDLDGVRHAINDAREEALIRQQGREAAEEMD; the protein is encoded by the coding sequence ATGAAAACCCCTACGGGCCTGCAGCCCCTCATCGACGACGGCGTGATCGACGCCGTGATGCGACCGCTGAAAAGCGGCAAGGAAGCCGCCGTCTACGTGGTCCGCGCCGGCGACGAGATCCGCTGCGCCAAGGTTTACAAGGACATGGCCCAGCGCAGTTTCCAGCAGCGCGTGCAATACCAGGAAGGCCGCAAGGTGCGCGGCAGCCGCGAGGCGCGGGCGATCGGCAAGGCCAGCAAGTACGGGCGCAAGCAGCAGGAAACCGCGTGGAAGAACACCGAGGTCGAGGCGCTGTACGCGCTGCGCGATGCCGGCGTGCGCGTGCCGGAGCCTTACGGCTATTTCCACGGCGTGCTGGTGATGGAGCTGGTGGTCGATGCCGATGGCCATTCCGCGCCGCGCCTGGGCGAGGTGGAGCTGTCGGCGTTGCAGGCACGCGGGTTCCATCGTTTCCTCATCCACCAGGTGCAGAAGATGCTGTGCATCGGCCTGATCCACGGCGACCTGTCCGAGTACAACGTGCTGGTGGCGCCAGATGGCCCGGTGCTGATCGATTTCCCGCAGGTGGTCAGCGCTGCCGGCAACAACGCCGCGCGCACGATGCTGCTGCGCGACGTCAACAACCTCACCGCCAGCCTCGGCGCGTGGGCACCCGAGTTGCTCGACACCTGGTATGGCGAGGAAATGTGGGCGCTGTTCGAAGCCGGCGAGTTGCGGCCGGACAGCGAGTTGACCGGTGTATTCGTGCATGACGAATCGTCGATCGACCTCGATGGCGTGCGCCACGCCATCAACGATGCGCGCGAAGAAGCGCTGATCCGCCAGCAGGGCCGCGAGGCTGCCGAAGAGATGGATTAA